Proteins from a single region of Pseudodesulfovibrio portus:
- the rfaD gene encoding ADP-glyceromanno-heptose 6-epimerase has product MYIVTGGAGFIGSAMVWKLNRMGIDDILVVDNLSTSDKWKNLVGLRYQDYLHRDQFLKFMLEGDDPFETQAVIHMGACSSTTELDADFLMENNYRYTQYVCRFCLDHDARFINASSAATYGNGEFGFNDAHEGIDRLNPLNMYGYSKQLFDLWAKDANVLDRIVSLKFFNVFGPNEYHKDDMKSVICKAHSQILETGALKLFKSYRDEYPDGGQKRDFVYIKDCVDIMAWFLENPDKNGIFNIGTGTARTWNDLANSVFAALGREPNIEYIPMPESIRDKYQYFTQADMDKLRSAGYDGEMTTLEDGAKDYVQNYLDKEDRYLKSR; this is encoded by the coding sequence ATGTACATAGTCACGGGCGGCGCGGGATTCATCGGAAGCGCCATGGTCTGGAAACTCAACCGGATGGGCATCGACGACATCCTGGTGGTCGACAACCTGTCCACTTCGGACAAGTGGAAGAATCTTGTCGGCCTGCGGTATCAGGACTATCTTCACCGCGACCAGTTCCTCAAGTTCATGCTGGAGGGGGACGACCCGTTCGAGACCCAGGCGGTGATCCACATGGGCGCCTGCTCCTCCACCACGGAGCTCGACGCCGACTTCCTCATGGAGAACAACTACCGCTACACCCAGTACGTCTGCCGCTTCTGCCTGGATCACGACGCCCGGTTCATCAACGCCTCCTCGGCGGCCACCTACGGCAACGGCGAGTTCGGCTTCAACGACGCCCACGAGGGCATCGATCGGCTCAACCCGCTGAACATGTACGGCTACTCCAAGCAGCTTTTCGATCTCTGGGCCAAGGACGCCAATGTCCTTGACCGCATCGTCAGCCTCAAGTTCTTCAACGTCTTCGGCCCCAACGAGTACCACAAGGACGACATGAAGTCGGTCATCTGCAAGGCCCACTCCCAGATACTGGAGACCGGCGCGCTCAAGCTGTTCAAGTCCTACCGCGACGAGTACCCCGACGGCGGCCAGAAACGCGACTTCGTGTACATCAAGGACTGCGTGGACATCATGGCCTGGTTCCTGGAGAATCCGGACAAGAACGGCATCTTCAACATCGGTACGGGAACTGCAAGGACATGGAATGACCTAGCCAACTCGGTGTTCGCGGCCCTGGGAAGGGAGCCGAATATCGAGTATATCCCCATGCCGGAATCCATTCGCGATAAATACCAGTATTTTACGCAGGCCGACATGGACAAGCTCAGGTCTGCCGGGTATGACGGGGAAATGACGACCCTGGAAGACGGCGCCAAGGACTACGTGCAGAATTACCTGGACAAAGAAGACCGCTATCTCAAGTCCCGCTAG
- the mutL gene encoding DNA mismatch repair endonuclease MutL, which yields MMEPAEIRILPPGLKNQIAAGEVVERPASVVKELVENSLDAGSTRVDVTVEKGGRALMVVQDNGTGISPDQLALAVTRHATSKIRDFSDLSAIGSFGFRGEALPSIASVSRFIMTSRAEGHEAAFIEVRNSEVAAEGPAALQSGTRVEVRDLFQSIPARLKFLKTESTENRRCQETLMRLTLAHLHAGFSLTVGGREAFRLPSGQDLCARLAAFWPPAVCRELCPFDFERHGYRAHGVAGSPATAQGRGNRILLYVNGRPVQDKLMLSAVRQAYKGMLLSREYPQIVLFLELPREEVDVNVHPAKMEVRFIEESAVFSVIRGGILQALGNREPAGSGGPAYAPPPASSVSGPSSSMPPGPPEKFAHRPASMGDGPKFSTYRRVEPDFVPPRGLDLPVGPSAPMAREGAGPGLDATRSASLAGGRMTYLGQVADTYLVVREGDTLVLIDQHAAHERVLLEAMRKARTRGDSQPLALPIEIALHPSEAEVLQGLHDDLRSMGFVISMDGPAKALVRGIPPTLDSGKAREYLTDALAEKARGLEDLWIMMSCKTAIKANQPLATDEALALLETWLVTPEREYCPHGRPIVLRWSSHDLEKIFKRK from the coding sequence ATGATGGAACCTGCTGAAATCCGTATCCTGCCCCCGGGCCTGAAGAACCAGATCGCTGCGGGCGAGGTGGTGGAGCGACCGGCCAGCGTGGTCAAGGAACTGGTGGAGAACTCCCTGGACGCGGGGTCCACCCGCGTGGACGTGACCGTGGAAAAGGGCGGGCGCGCGCTCATGGTGGTCCAGGACAACGGCACCGGCATCTCCCCGGACCAACTCGCCCTGGCCGTGACCCGGCACGCCACCAGCAAGATACGGGATTTCTCCGACCTGTCCGCCATCGGCTCCTTCGGCTTCCGGGGCGAGGCACTGCCGTCCATCGCCTCGGTGTCGCGGTTCATCATGACCTCCCGCGCCGAGGGGCATGAGGCCGCCTTCATCGAGGTGCGCAACAGCGAAGTGGCCGCCGAAGGCCCGGCCGCCCTGCAATCCGGCACCCGGGTGGAGGTTCGCGACCTCTTTCAGTCCATTCCGGCCCGGCTGAAGTTCCTCAAGACCGAGTCCACAGAGAACCGGCGCTGCCAGGAGACGCTCATGCGCCTGACCCTGGCCCATCTGCATGCCGGGTTTTCACTGACCGTGGGCGGGCGCGAGGCCTTCCGGCTGCCCTCCGGCCAGGACCTGTGCGCCCGGCTGGCCGCGTTCTGGCCCCCGGCGGTCTGCCGGGAACTTTGTCCCTTTGATTTCGAGCGGCACGGCTACCGCGCCCACGGCGTGGCCGGTTCGCCCGCCACGGCCCAGGGGCGGGGCAACCGCATCCTGCTCTATGTGAACGGCCGTCCGGTGCAGGACAAGCTCATGCTGTCCGCCGTGCGCCAGGCATACAAGGGCATGCTCCTGTCCCGCGAATATCCGCAGATCGTGCTTTTCCTGGAACTGCCGCGCGAGGAGGTGGACGTGAACGTGCACCCGGCCAAGATGGAGGTGCGGTTCATCGAGGAGAGCGCGGTCTTTTCCGTCATCCGGGGGGGCATCCTGCAGGCCCTTGGCAACCGGGAACCGGCCGGGAGCGGCGGTCCCGCCTATGCGCCGCCGCCCGCTTCGTCCGTGTCCGGCCCCTCGTCCTCCATGCCGCCCGGCCCGCCGGAAAAGTTCGCGCACCGGCCCGCGTCCATGGGCGACGGCCCGAAATTTTCCACCTACCGCCGGGTCGAGCCCGACTTCGTCCCGCCGAGGGGCCTGGACCTGCCCGTGGGGCCGTCCGCGCCCATGGCCCGGGAAGGGGCGGGGCCCGGCCTCGACGCGACCCGGTCGGCGTCCCTGGCGGGCGGCAGGATGACCTATCTCGGCCAGGTGGCCGACACCTATCTGGTGGTCCGCGAAGGCGATACCCTGGTGCTCATCGACCAGCACGCGGCCCATGAGCGCGTTCTGCTGGAGGCCATGCGCAAGGCCCGGACCAGGGGCGATTCCCAGCCCCTGGCCCTGCCCATCGAGATCGCCCTGCATCCCAGCGAGGCCGAGGTGCTGCAGGGGCTGCACGACGACCTGCGGTCCATGGGCTTCGTCATCTCCATGGACGGCCCGGCCAAGGCGCTGGTGCGCGGCATTCCGCCCACGCTGGACTCGGGCAAGGCGCGGGAGTATCTCACGGACGCCCTGGCGGAAAAGGCCAGGGGATTGGAAGACCTGTGGATCATGATGTCGTGCAAGACCGCCATCAAGGCCAACCAGCCCCTGGCGACGGACGAGGCCCTGGCCCTGCTCGAAACCTGGCTGGTCACCCCGGAGCGGGAGTACTGCCCTCACGGGCGGCCCATTGTCCTGCGCTGGTCGTCCCATGACCTCGAAAAAATTTTCAAGAGAAAATAA
- a CDS encoding Fur family transcriptional regulator, which produces MAHEMGFRLSKQRKVILEELRKVKSHPTADEVYDMVRKIIPRISLGTVYRNLEFLSSKGLVLKLGAPGEQKRFDGTPDPHPHIRCEVCTAVADVECEIEIPDIPESCTGGYRILNTNVEFVGICPKCQKTQQ; this is translated from the coding sequence ATGGCGCATGAAATGGGATTTAGGCTTTCCAAGCAAAGGAAAGTTATTCTTGAAGAGTTAAGGAAGGTTAAAAGCCATCCTACCGCTGATGAAGTATATGACATGGTGCGAAAGATCATCCCGAGAATAAGCCTGGGAACGGTCTACCGCAACCTGGAGTTTCTTTCCAGCAAAGGCCTCGTCTTGAAGCTGGGCGCACCGGGTGAGCAGAAGCGGTTCGACGGGACACCTGACCCGCACCCGCATATCCGTTGCGAGGTTTGCACCGCCGTGGCCGATGTCGAATGCGAGATCGAGATTCCCGATATCCCCGAGTCCTGCACGGGCGGCTACAGGATTTTGAACACCAACGTCGAGTTTGTGGGCATTTGCCCCAAGTGCCAAAAGACGCAGCAGTAA
- a CDS encoding LPS-assembly protein LptD produces the protein MERRSRISILAGTVFVLVLCLPWTLIGKTPDGNRVRKYVPEAPVEQPKQSEWTFSADRVVGDHTSEYVEAFGNCSLSLGKNQLRADFARYYQSTGWVFLKGNIRAHWDGDFLQADEAEFDLNNMTGWLKNGKLFMAKPHIYVEAERVGKAAGDTYTFKNAKVTACSGERPAWSVTTAEGDVTLDGRVHLYHSAFRIKDVPVFYWPYMALPGTAKRQSGFLIPYMASSDKLGFQFNLPYYWAIDDESDATFYQNFMSKRGYMQGIEYRHANDSATKGVWQADVLYDKKRAPTEGDEFESYRGDGLTRDNPDRWWVRSKYNGWLGSPKWQVRLDLDVVSDQNYLRDFQNGPNGYEASRDQFLDAFGRDIENIDSLHRLSTAYVSRSWDRFGVVGLVQYDQALEYRNGNNSSSQDPTVQKFPELDGFAWQQSLFGTGLEASLETKYNYFHREYGNSGHRFRATPELKLPLKTDLVTFIPSLSLDHTSYNVTSHEKTGVMTVTGPGGKTQSIDTGVMEDGFQSRTSWAGGFTAFSEMTRVFNLAEDLSPEPGLAGTSRWTRLKHSIVPRVEYGYTPHVSGQSKLPYFDALDRLEAKNKVTYSLTNLLDRRRDSVILSPGENGGRPVTSVASDYLDFVLFRVEQSYNLREADRTDELGQYERRPFSDVMVELKVKPETFIDVLTRNWFSPYITGLTQSETSVVFHKDGLGMISVGYDFLDKVDEYLRTRTDRMSVLNLGARWEVTEDFSIGAKYRHDFVSGKDLERTLKFNWAAECYSLYFAYTQKPDDHRFEIGFDLLNF, from the coding sequence TTGGAACGCAGGTCGCGCATATCAATACTGGCCGGGACGGTTTTCGTCCTCGTGCTGTGCCTCCCCTGGACGCTCATCGGCAAGACGCCCGACGGGAACCGGGTTCGGAAGTACGTGCCCGAGGCCCCGGTGGAGCAGCCCAAGCAGTCGGAATGGACCTTCTCGGCGGACCGCGTGGTGGGCGACCATACCAGCGAGTACGTGGAGGCCTTCGGCAACTGCTCCCTGAGCCTGGGCAAGAACCAGCTGCGGGCGGACTTCGCGCGGTACTACCAGTCCACGGGCTGGGTCTTTCTCAAGGGCAACATCCGCGCCCACTGGGACGGCGATTTCCTCCAGGCCGACGAGGCCGAGTTCGACCTGAACAACATGACCGGGTGGCTCAAGAACGGCAAGCTGTTCATGGCCAAGCCCCACATCTACGTGGAGGCCGAGCGCGTGGGCAAGGCCGCAGGCGACACCTACACCTTCAAGAACGCCAAGGTCACGGCCTGCTCCGGCGAAAGGCCCGCCTGGTCCGTGACCACCGCAGAGGGCGACGTGACCCTGGACGGCCGCGTCCACCTCTACCATTCCGCCTTCCGCATCAAGGACGTGCCGGTCTTCTACTGGCCGTATATGGCCCTGCCCGGCACGGCCAAGCGCCAGAGCGGTTTCCTGATTCCGTACATGGCCAGTTCGGACAAGCTCGGCTTCCAGTTCAACCTGCCGTACTATTGGGCCATCGACGACGAGTCCGATGCCACCTTCTATCAGAATTTCATGAGCAAGCGCGGATACATGCAGGGCATCGAGTACCGCCACGCCAACGACTCCGCCACCAAGGGCGTCTGGCAGGCGGACGTCCTCTACGACAAAAAGCGGGCCCCGACCGAGGGTGACGAGTTCGAGTCCTACCGGGGGGACGGGCTGACCCGCGACAACCCGGACCGGTGGTGGGTGCGCTCCAAGTACAACGGCTGGCTGGGCAGCCCCAAGTGGCAGGTCAGGCTCGACCTGGACGTGGTCTCCGACCAGAACTACCTGCGCGATTTTCAGAACGGCCCCAACGGATACGAGGCCTCGCGTGACCAGTTCCTCGACGCCTTCGGTCGCGACATCGAGAACATAGACTCCCTGCACCGCCTGAGCACGGCCTACGTCAGCCGCAGTTGGGACCGCTTCGGCGTCGTCGGCCTGGTCCAGTACGATCAGGCCCTGGAATACCGCAACGGCAACAACTCGTCGTCCCAGGACCCCACGGTCCAGAAGTTCCCGGAACTGGACGGGTTCGCCTGGCAGCAGTCCCTGTTCGGCACCGGGCTCGAGGCCTCCCTGGAAACCAAATACAATTATTTTCATCGTGAATACGGCAATTCCGGGCACCGGTTCCGGGCCACGCCGGAGCTGAAACTGCCGCTCAAGACCGACCTGGTCACGTTCATCCCGTCCCTGTCCCTGGATCACACCTCCTACAACGTGACCTCCCATGAGAAGACCGGCGTCATGACCGTCACCGGCCCGGGCGGGAAGACGCAGTCCATCGACACGGGCGTCATGGAGGACGGGTTCCAGAGCCGGACCTCCTGGGCGGGCGGGTTCACCGCATTTTCGGAGATGACCCGCGTGTTCAACCTGGCCGAGGATCTCAGTCCCGAGCCGGGGCTGGCCGGGACCAGCCGCTGGACCAGGCTCAAGCACTCCATCGTGCCTCGGGTGGAATATGGGTACACGCCGCATGTCTCGGGCCAGTCAAAGCTCCCGTATTTCGATGCCCTGGACCGGCTTGAGGCGAAGAACAAGGTGACCTATTCACTGACCAACCTGCTCGACCGGCGGCGCGATTCCGTGATCCTGTCGCCGGGTGAAAACGGCGGCCGGCCCGTGACCTCCGTGGCCAGCGACTACCTCGATTTCGTCCTGTTCCGCGTGGAGCAGTCCTACAATCTGCGCGAGGCGGACCGCACGGACGAGTTGGGGCAGTATGAGCGCCGTCCCTTCTCCGACGTCATGGTGGAACTCAAGGTCAAGCCCGAGACATTCATCGACGTGCTGACCCGCAACTGGTTCTCGCCCTACATCACCGGCCTGACCCAGAGCGAGACCTCGGTCGTGTTCCACAAGGACGGGTTGGGCATGATCTCCGTGGGCTACGATTTCCTGGACAAGGTGGACGAGTACCTGCGCACCCGCACCGATCGCATGTCCGTGCTCAACCTGGGTGCCAGGTGGGAGGTCACCGAGGACTTCTCCATCGGCGCCAAGTATCGCCACGACTTCGTGTCCGGCAAGGATTTGGAGCGCACCCTCAAGTTCAACTGGGCTGCGGAGTGCTACTCCCTGTATTTCGCCTACACCCAGAAGCCCGACGACCACCGGTTCGAGATCGGTTTCGATCTGCTCAATTTCTAG
- a CDS encoding YwbE family protein: MSIPRKDIKPGMRVHIVLKKDQRSGNLTEGVVERLLTKSPTHPHGIKVRLDDGQVGRVKAILAD, translated from the coding sequence ATGAGTATTCCCAGAAAAGACATCAAGCCCGGCATGCGGGTGCATATCGTCCTGAAGAAAGACCAGCGCTCGGGGAACCTCACCGAGGGCGTGGTCGAACGGCTGCTGACCAAATCGCCCACCCATCCGCACGGCATCAAGGTCCGCCTGGACGACGGCCAGGTGGGCAGGGTCAAGGCGATCCTGGCCGACTAG
- a CDS encoding FprA family A-type flavoprotein → MKPVEIKKDVYWIGAVDWNRRNFHGYSVAPMGTTYNNYLIMDEKVTLVDTVAEEFWGTLQCNLANVLGDRKIDYIVVNHLEPDHSGCLAKVVEKYKPEKIYTSPMGQKAMEAHFHYKDWPVEVVPTGSEINIGKRTLTFVETRMLHWPDAMLTYCPEEKIAFTNDAFGQNWATSERWADEVDRAKLEELMRFYYANIVLPYSPVVLKTLAALKEMNLEFDMICPDHGLMFRGDDCAWAMEKYQQYAEQKPKNRAVIIYDTMWHSTEKMAKAVAAGLADEGVSVRLMSMKSNHHSEVMLEVFDAAAVIVGSPTHNNGILPLMADMLTYMKGLRPQNKIGSAIGSFGWSGECVKVLTQWLEDMSMEVVEPVKTKFVPDHDAMEKCYEQGKAIAAAVKAKLG, encoded by the coding sequence ATGAAACCTGTCGAAATAAAGAAAGATGTATACTGGATTGGTGCGGTGGACTGGAACCGCCGCAACTTCCACGGCTATTCCGTGGCCCCCATGGGCACCACCTACAACAACTATCTGATCATGGACGAGAAGGTCACCCTGGTCGACACCGTGGCCGAGGAGTTCTGGGGCACGCTCCAGTGCAACCTGGCCAACGTGCTCGGCGACAGGAAGATCGACTATATCGTCGTCAACCACCTGGAACCGGATCATTCCGGTTGCCTCGCCAAGGTGGTGGAAAAATACAAGCCCGAGAAGATCTACACCTCTCCCATGGGCCAGAAGGCCATGGAGGCGCACTTCCACTACAAGGACTGGCCCGTCGAGGTCGTGCCCACCGGCAGCGAGATCAACATCGGCAAGCGCACGCTGACCTTTGTCGAGACCCGCATGCTGCACTGGCCCGACGCCATGCTGACCTACTGCCCGGAGGAGAAGATCGCCTTCACCAACGACGCATTCGGCCAGAACTGGGCCACCAGCGAACGCTGGGCGGACGAGGTGGACCGCGCCAAGCTGGAAGAGCTGATGCGCTTCTACTACGCCAACATCGTGCTGCCCTACTCCCCGGTGGTCCTCAAGACCCTGGCCGCGCTCAAGGAGATGAACCTCGAATTCGACATGATCTGCCCGGACCACGGGCTCATGTTCCGGGGTGACGACTGCGCATGGGCCATGGAGAAATACCAGCAGTACGCCGAGCAGAAGCCAAAGAACAGGGCGGTCATCATCTACGACACCATGTGGCATTCCACCGAGAAGATGGCCAAGGCCGTGGCGGCCGGACTGGCGGACGAGGGCGTTTCCGTGCGTCTCATGTCCATGAAGTCCAACCATCATTCCGAGGTCATGCTGGAGGTGTTCGACGCCGCCGCCGTTATCGTCGGGTCCCCGACCCACAACAACGGCATCCTGCCGCTCATGGCCGACATGCTGACCTACATGAAGGGACTGCGGCCCCAGAACAAGATCGGCTCGGCCATCGGCTCCTTCGGCTGGTCCGGCGAGTGCGTCAAGGTCCTCACCCAGTGGCTGGAGGACATGAGCATGGAAGTGGTGGAGCCGGTCAAGACCAAGTTCGTGCCCGATCACGACGCCATGGAGAAGTGCTACGAGCAGGGCAAGGCCATTGCCGCTGCGGTCAAGGCCAAGCTTGGGTAA
- the rbr gene encoding rubrerythrin codes for MSLKGTRTEKNLLTAFCGESQARNKYNYFASVAKKEGYVQIFRIFEETANHEKEHAKRLFKFLEGGDAEITATFPAGKIGTTLENLYAAAEGENEEWQHMYPEFAKIAREEGFAEIAAVMENIAVAESYHEERYKALIANIEADRVFKKDEEIVWRCQNCGYNHKGTTAPVKCPACDHPQAHFEMKDTNW; via the coding sequence ATGTCACTTAAAGGCACCCGGACGGAAAAGAACCTTTTGACCGCTTTTTGCGGGGAATCCCAGGCCCGCAACAAATACAATTATTTCGCAAGTGTGGCCAAGAAAGAAGGCTACGTCCAGATATTCAGGATTTTTGAAGAGACCGCCAATCACGAGAAGGAACACGCCAAGCGGCTGTTCAAGTTCCTTGAGGGCGGCGACGCCGAGATCACGGCCACCTTCCCGGCGGGCAAGATCGGCACGACCCTGGAGAACCTCTACGCCGCTGCCGAGGGCGAGAACGAGGAGTGGCAGCACATGTACCCCGAATTCGCCAAGATCGCCCGGGAAGAGGGCTTTGCCGAAATCGCCGCAGTCATGGAAAACATCGCCGTGGCCGAGTCCTACCACGAAGAACGTTACAAGGCCCTGATCGCCAATATCGAGGCCGACAGGGTTTTCAAGAAGGATGAAGAGATCGTCTGGCGCTGCCAGAACTGCGGGTACAATCACAAGGGCACGACCGCCCCGGTGAAATGCCCCGCCTGCGATCATCCCCAGGCCCATTTCGAGATGAAGGACACCAACTGGTAA
- a CDS encoding desulfoferrodoxin: MAIKLGEVYKCEVCGNIVMAIHEGGGDLVCCGQEMKLMTENTVDAAKEKHVPVWTKDGDKITVKVGDVAHPMEEKHYIEWIEVQIGETVLTKMLKPGEAPEAEFCVCGLSGDIKVREYCNLHGLWKA; encoded by the coding sequence ATGGCAATCAAACTGGGTGAAGTGTACAAATGTGAAGTGTGCGGCAATATCGTCATGGCCATCCACGAGGGCGGCGGCGACCTGGTCTGCTGCGGACAGGAAATGAAACTGATGACCGAAAACACCGTTGATGCCGCCAAGGAAAAGCACGTCCCGGTCTGGACCAAGGACGGCGACAAGATCACCGTCAAGGTCGGCGACGTGGCCCATCCCATGGAAGAGAAGCATTACATCGAATGGATCGAGGTCCAGATCGGCGAGACCGTCCTGACCAAGATGCTCAAGCCCGGCGAAGCCCCGGAAGCCGAGTTCTGCGTCTGCGGGCTGTCCGGTGACATCAAGGTCCGCGAGTACTGCAACCTCCACGGGCTCTGGAAAGCTTAA
- a CDS encoding endonuclease/exonuclease/phosphatase family protein has product MINYWPLKRMDRKSRKRTVDGLERIRKLVAAEMPGRTLQSTLVLGTWNIRNFDDNRFGDGPRLEESLYYIAEVISAFDVIAIQEICRDLGPLKEVMRLLGADYDYIVTDVTEGSSGNKERLGFIYNTNKVRFRNIAGEIVLPWKDQISDVTRKRQFARTPFACAFQSGWFRFIFSTVHIYYGKQSKNSDEYRRRVGEIESVAKHLAKLAKKEKDNYILVGDFNIDKMGDDAGNALVGQGFETTQNIIGSNSRKNKFYDQISWLPREGSVRRADSDRSHGVLDVLSAVMRDGVTQFRDYDPFVTATLQRKLADAEEALREARRKNKPTAKKLNAVNDFKKTLADEELRRDYYVNTWRTFQISDHLPLWVELEVDFSAEYLTTLKDGTFTPLEE; this is encoded by the coding sequence ATGATCAACTACTGGCCGCTCAAGCGCATGGACAGGAAGTCCCGGAAGCGGACCGTGGACGGGCTGGAGAGAATCCGGAAACTCGTGGCCGCGGAAATGCCCGGACGGACCCTGCAGTCGACGCTGGTGCTGGGCACCTGGAACATCCGCAATTTCGACGACAACCGGTTCGGCGACGGCCCCCGGCTCGAGGAGTCGCTCTACTACATCGCCGAAGTCATCTCCGCATTCGACGTCATCGCCATCCAGGAAATCTGCCGCGACCTCGGCCCCCTCAAGGAGGTCATGCGGCTGCTGGGGGCCGACTACGACTACATCGTCACCGACGTGACCGAGGGGAGCAGCGGCAACAAGGAGCGCCTCGGGTTCATCTACAACACCAACAAGGTCCGCTTCCGCAACATCGCGGGCGAGATCGTCCTGCCCTGGAAGGACCAGATCAGCGACGTGACCCGGAAACGGCAGTTCGCCCGCACCCCGTTCGCCTGCGCCTTCCAGTCCGGCTGGTTCCGGTTCATCTTCTCCACGGTGCACATCTATTACGGCAAGCAGTCCAAGAACTCCGACGAGTACAGGCGACGGGTCGGTGAAATCGAGTCCGTGGCCAAACACCTGGCCAAGCTGGCGAAGAAGGAAAAGGACAACTACATTCTGGTGGGCGACTTCAACATCGACAAGATGGGTGACGATGCCGGGAATGCCCTGGTGGGACAGGGATTCGAAACCACCCAGAACATCATCGGGAGCAACTCCAGGAAAAACAAATTCTACGACCAGATATCCTGGCTGCCGAGGGAGGGCTCGGTGCGCCGCGCCGATTCCGACCGGAGCCACGGCGTCCTGGACGTGCTCTCTGCGGTCATGCGGGACGGGGTCACGCAGTTTCGCGACTACGACCCGTTCGTCACCGCCACCCTGCAAAGGAAACTGGCGGATGCCGAGGAAGCCCTGCGCGAGGCCAGGCGGAAAAACAAACCCACCGCCAAGAAACTGAACGCCGTGAACGACTTCAAGAAGACTCTGGCCGACGAGGAACTGCGCAGGGACTACTACGTCAACACCTGGCGCACCTTCCAGATCAGCGACCACCTCCCCCTCTGGGTCGAACTCGAGGTGGACTTCAGCGCCGAATACCTGACCACCCTCAAGGACGGCACCTTCACCCCCCTCGAAGAATAG
- a CDS encoding OmpA family protein: MKTSKRLLFLALAALLTLSFAFAATANAKMVKKVDNFILFVDQSGSMAMKGDFKVKKIEMAVQNILALNNAIPELDYNSGVYMFAPFEEMCGMKPYSKANVEGAAKAIDTGFDIFNRQTPMGAGLASIDGPLSSLSGKTALIIFTDGASNIGADPVAKAQALYAKYGDKLCVHVVSYADTADGQAVIEGIRAAFPCTVPADAATFADAGALKRYAQAVFYGEVADPAPKPAPVPMVKETISFNLNFDFDKYSITEEMTPILSRAKALLEQDPAASYVISGHTDSTGTDAYNQGLSERRANSVMNWLTANGVGADRMEAVGYGESQPKYDNTTKEGRRLNRRVEILTK, translated from the coding sequence ATGAAAACTTCAAAGCGTCTGCTGTTCCTGGCTCTGGCCGCTCTCTTGACCCTGTCCTTTGCGTTCGCGGCCACCGCCAACGCTAAGATGGTCAAGAAAGTCGACAACTTCATCCTGTTCGTGGACCAGTCCGGTTCCATGGCCATGAAAGGCGACTTCAAAGTGAAGAAAATCGAGATGGCCGTCCAGAACATCCTGGCCCTGAACAACGCCATCCCGGAACTCGACTACAATTCCGGCGTGTACATGTTCGCCCCCTTTGAGGAAATGTGCGGCATGAAGCCCTACTCCAAGGCCAACGTGGAAGGCGCCGCCAAAGCCATCGACACCGGCTTCGACATCTTCAACCGCCAGACCCCCATGGGCGCGGGCCTTGCCAGCATCGACGGTCCCCTGTCCTCCTTGAGCGGCAAGACCGCCCTGATCATCTTCACCGACGGCGCGTCGAACATCGGTGCCGACCCGGTCGCCAAGGCACAGGCCCTGTACGCCAAGTACGGCGACAAGCTCTGCGTCCACGTGGTCTCCTACGCCGACACCGCCGACGGACAGGCCGTCATCGAGGGCATCCGCGCAGCCTTCCCGTGCACGGTCCCGGCCGACGCCGCCACCTTTGCCGACGCAGGTGCCCTCAAGCGTTATGCCCAGGCCGTCTTTTACGGCGAAGTCGCTGATCCGGCTCCGAAGCCCGCTCCGGTGCCCATGGTCAAGGAAACTATCTCCTTCAACCTGAACTTCGACTTCGACAAGTATTCGATCACCGAGGAAATGACCCCGATCCTGAGCAGGGCCAAGGCTCTTCTGGAGCAGGACCCCGCCGCTTCCTACGTCATCTCCGGTCACACCGACTCCACCGGTACCGACGCCTACAACCAGGGCTTGTCCGAGCGCCGCGCCAACTCCGTCATGAACTGGCTGACCGCCAACGGCGTGGGTGCAGACCGCATGGAGGCCGTGGGCTATGGTGAATCCCAGCCCAAGTACGACAACACGACCAAGGAAGGCCGCAGGCTGAACCGCAGGGTTGAAATCCTGACCAAGTAG
- the rd gene encoding rubredoxin, which translates to MPDQKERDPMQKYVCEICGYVYDPEVGDPDSDIPAGTSFDDLPDDWTCPICGATKESFVPED; encoded by the coding sequence ATGCCCGACCAAAAGGAGAGAGATCCCATGCAGAAATACGTTTGCGAAATTTGTGGCTATGTGTACGACCCCGAGGTGGGTGACCCCGATTCCGACATCCCCGCCGGCACCAGCTTCGACGACCTGCCGGACGATTGGACCTGCCCCATCTGCGGCGCTACCAAGGAAAGCTTCGTCCCGGAAGACTAG